ggaatctcgtacacaggatttaggttaaagtgtgcatacgaaggggtgcagacgttggctggtctcacagtatttacatataatcagagaacgatattcaccctagactcagaagactatctacagcagaatcctcttcttgcgaatggtcatcagcgaactatggtaaggtactcttacttccatctgaagggagaagggagagagaaggggtaagaactggggagttcttagtagggtcggggttattagttacgttcattaattctatgttgtttagcagactattagcagaatacaaggaagtagtaattagaaaacacagataagtagagaagatagagaaaacagatagcagaacacaaacagaagaatacaagaaaatatcacaagcgcagagaatggaatacaaacaaggaaagcatacattcataccacaaacataacaaaggaaatgcacaaccaagtatgatgcatgtctagccctagtgcaggtaatgagctcatctgtcggttactaacccgctcccgacgttatccagcaacctctgtctggataaggctttcctattggctatacccctgtgtacatgaaataacccctctgccaccacagggttcACTGcatgcaggaaataacacatctgccactacagggatgtacgccgacacaccttctgtatacaggaaataacccctctgccactacagaaatggaacaggtggtcacggtacttctgtagtaggaaataacccctctgccttacagaaataaaatatggatctgtaccgtaggaaagcgttctcagtgatcacaccattatctatctgactgcctcactgcagcagatgattatacaagtatatctggagttgccttaacgcaacaaatgaataaacacatctcttgggttgcctcaagcaacaaataaatatctcttgggttgcctcaagcaacaaatcatcacataatcattctcattaacatcattcatcatcattctcattattcatcatcattttcacaatcttatgcagtacctctttctttctctgttcaatgatactgtacaaactttacatctttcacttttacaacatcttaattcaaaccatttctctttatcacattactcttttctctttgtctttttactttgctctgattactcttttctctgtatccctttattctgctctggttactctgttctctgtgtttctttactctgctctgatttctctgtttaacgtatgtatttaaagcttatgtaaattttggtatgaatagttagtctgtcccaagtataggttcattaagtctatactgaaacagtttaacttttcatataatacctaaccctattcgcaattccaagactaactatgttgccttaGTTCGTttactagtctctgtctgtttttctgtcattaaaactttacagactttttcttcgatttttatcttttcttcaactttttatcttttatttatctttgcctcactaatatattTTTACCActctctaagtgttttatgaaggtaattatgaaattctacgcttaaagttgtctttctaaagcttttacagaaaactgcctttttcgcattattttattatttttattaaaatattatttttaattaaatattattatttaatattttattattatcaaaacttctaaccgatacggttcaaaaaccaggttcttcgtgaccgcgttatcgagcttgtctcggaaaaggttctaacttaaagatgacataatgacaatgaggattgagatacttgatgatatatcaaaggtttttcctttactgatcttccagagaaatccgtactttcagaaaagatttctcGTTCTCGAAAACTGGGGTTGTtacacaaaccatcaaaaccatcaaaacactaaccaaaaccaatacagaaaaccacaaaacaatcaacctcaatccaactactatccacccaacaacccatccaatacccaaaataactatcatccaccctcaacatcccatagtcaaccacaaccaccccaagaatatcaaaggatctccaacttggagatactgatggaaaagatgatgaaacatcAAGAGCTAACCAGCGAGAACCATGAAGCTTCAAGGAGGAATTTGGAAAGGCAGATTGGCCAATTGTCTAAGCAAACAGTGGCTGAAAGAGCACCCAATGCATTGCCAATTGACACCAGTCCCAACCCCaaagaagaatacaaagccatCCAATTAAGGAATGGAAGAACTTTGGTGAATGACAGAGAAGCCACCAAGAAGCCAACAGAGAATGACAAGACCAGCAGTAAAGAGCAAGTGACAATTGAAGAAAAGAACCAAGAAAGGCTCAAGGAAAAAGAGGAACTTCAAGCTTCAAAGAAGGGGAAGCAGATTATGGAGGAGCCATCACAAGAACAGAAGAAGATAGTGAAGCCTTATACCCCTCCTCTGTCATACCCTCAAAGATTGCAGAAAGAAATCAAACATCAACAGTTCCCCAAGTTCCTAGAAGTCTttaagaagttggagatcaatattccacTTGCTGAAGCTCTGGAACAAATGTCTCTGTATGCAAAATTTCTCAAAGAGCTCATCAATAAGAAAAGGAGCTGGAATGAGAAGGAGACAGTAATCCTAACACAAGAATGTAGTGCTGTCATCCAAAGAGGTCTTCCTCCACagctcaaagatccaggaagcttcatCCTATCTTGCACTATAGGCAACAGAACATTGGACAAGGCTctctgtgacttaggagccagcattaATTTAATGTCCTTCTCACTAATGAAGAAGCTTGCAATAGAGAAAGTCAAGCCTACCAGGATGTCACTCCAAATGGCTGATAGATTACTCAAGATACCAAATGGGGTTGTGGAAAATTTATTAGTGAAGATTGGAGAATTCATTTTCCCTGCTGACTTTGttatcttggacatggaagaagagagaCATAGTTCAATCATATTGGGATGGCCTTTCTTAGcaacagcaagagccatcattgatgtggagaAAGGAGAGATGACCATCAGGGTGCATGATGAAAagatgatcatcaatgtctttaagGCCATGCAATATCCTCTAGAGAAGAAAAAGCACATGAGAGTGGAAATGATAGAAGAAGTGGAGGAAGAGCTATTGGAAGATGACaaccaggaggaacaagaagaggaagtaGAGTTGGAACAAGAGTTCATAAAAGAGGAAGTAGTAGAGATCTCCTTTGAAAGCAAGGCAGAGGAAAAACCTAAACAAGAGTTAAAGCCTCTCCCCCCTCATCTCAAGTGTGTATTTCTTGGAGAAGCAGAGGCCctgccagtgatcataaactcctCCTTGAACATAGAAGAAGAAACACAGCTGATTGAAATGTTGAAAGCTCACAAGACTGCCTTGGGTTGGACAATTGATGATATCAAGGGCATAAGCCCTGCCACTTGTATGCATAAAGTTCTATTGGAGGAAGATTCAAGGCCTAtagttcaaccccaaagaagacttaa
The DNA window shown above is from Arachis ipaensis cultivar K30076 chromosome B08, Araip1.1, whole genome shotgun sequence and carries:
- the LOC110265327 gene encoding uncharacterized protein LOC110265327 translates to MEKMMKHQELTSENHEASRRNLERQIGQLSKQTVAERAPNALPIDTSPNPKEEYKAIQLRNGRTLVNDREATKKPTENDKTSSKEQVTIEEKNQERLKEKEELQASKKGKQIMEEPSQEQKKIVKPYTPPLSYPQRLQKEIKHQQFPKFLEVFKKLEINIPLAEALEQMSLYAKFLKELINKKRSWNEKETVILTQECSAVIQRGLPPQLKDPGSFILSCTIGNRTLDKALCDLGASINLMSFSLMKKLAIEKVKPTRMSLQMADRLLKIPNGVVENLLVKIGEFIFPADFVILDMEEERHSSIILGWPFLATARAIIDVEKGEMTIRVHDEKMIINVFKAMQYPLEKKKHMRVEMIEEVEEELLEDDNQEEQEEEVELEQEFIKEEVVEISFESKAEEKPKQELKPLPPHLKCVFLGEAEALPVIINSSLNIEEETQLIEMLKAHKTALGWTIDDIKGISPATYIANYKVGRKISQEFTKQQVKKLLNETKKFLWDEPFLFKRCPDGMIRKCVPKKMSKNNDSMKAYKKVKKAAVAQNISAKMTGEGSSQVQDDDDVEPPPVPSVKVSTSTVPPGEGRSWVAGGGAVVAEAVVERGGERKKGEEGRGGGCGGGVXEFL